The Cutaneotrichosporon cavernicola HIS019 DNA, chromosome: 3 region CAAACTCCGGTCGGGGCTATCTCAGCTGGGCGCGGCAACCTGGGGACGAACCCTCCGACCGAAGTTCGGTCAAACTGACTCGGTTAAACTCACCTCCCTCACCATCCCATCAACTGCCCACTCTACCTCACGTCAGTGTTTTGTATCTCACATGATCATCCTCTGTCGACAAGTATGACAGGCACTCGGCCACAGGCGCTCCGCTCTGTGATACTCCGCGATATATCGGGATCCTTCGCCAGCGCCGAAACGGGGCCGTCGCGGACTCGGCGTGCGAGCCTCAAGGTATAAGACTCACTTAGCTCACTCTTTACACTCACCAACTCAACCACCTCAGACATTGACAATGGCTCCCGTTGCTACTATATCCTTTGCCCGTGCAGACGACCCCGGCGCacgcaagctcgagcttgcgaGCGACGCAGCCGACGAAATCAACCTCCGCAAACTCCAGGAAAAGGACAACGCGTACGACGCCTCGCAGTTCGACAAGAACAAGGACCAGGCAGCGTTCAGGCAGTTTTTGGACGAAAACGAGGGCAGTAAAGCCCTCTATCGGGAGCAGCACACTAAGCAGACCGTCGAATTCAACGTCTCGGCCCGGAAGAGGGCGTTCGAGAAGCCGCGCGCGGTCATGGGCATTTGGGAGGCGATGGAGATGCTCAACACCCTCGTCGATGCCAGTGGTGGGTCCATCTCTTTCTCAGAGACCTCAGAGGGAGCTTCCATGAATGATCTTGCTCACGCCAGACCCCGACACGGACGCGACGCAAAtcgagcacctcctccagacCGCTGAGGCCATGCGGGCAGACGGCAAGCCCCGTTGGATGCAGGTCACTGGACTTATCCACGACCTCGGGAAACTGCTGTACTTCTTCGAGCCTGAGGGTCAGTGGGCTGTCGTGGGGGATACTTATGTCGTTGGATGCAAGTTTCCCCTCGACAAGATTGTGTATCCCGACACTTTTGGCGAGTGTCCCGACCTCAACCACCTCGTCTACTCCACCGAGTTGGGGATCTACGAGAAGGGATGTGGCCTCGAAaacctcctcatcacctGGGGACACGACGAGTATCTCGTGAGTTGCCCTTAGATgcagctgactccagtACATGGTCATGAAAGCGCAGAGCAGCCTCCCGCAGTCGGCGCTCAACATGATTCGGTACCACAGCTTCTACCCTTGGCACAGGGAGGGCGCGTACCGCCAATTCATGGGACCgggtgatgaggaggcACTGCGCGACGTTCTCGCCTTCAACCCATGTGAGTCCCTTGGAATCAGCTATCATGACTGGCCAAAACTGACATCAGACGACCTGTACTCCAAGTCGGACGCGCGGCCGGATGccaccaagctcaagcCGTACTACGAGGAGCTGATCGCCGAGTTCTTCCCCGACAAGATCCGGTGGTAACAGATGTGAGTTCGGCAAGCTGGTTCCTGCTCAGCTGAGAAATCTGGCCCTAaagctgactccagctATTCGACGAGGCTTAACCTGTAACAACATAGACAATTTGTGATCGGAACAAATTCTAGCCTCACCAGATATAGTTGTACATCCTTGAATCCTACCAATGAATGCTTAGAGGAAGACCGCGTTTCGACGCCGGAGCTGTGGAATAGTTTCCCCGATCCGACCCTGGGATCAAGCTCGGTCCATAGTCGGCGAGTGGAACTGGAATATGCGGTTGTAACGTGGAGCGTGGTGGCGGACGCTCATGAAGCCACGTACCTGCAGGCCTGGGCAAGTACCTGGGTCAGATGGTAGACATTCCCTAACCCTTGGCTCGACGTGTACATACTTTTAGACCAGCTGGTTGGACGAGCGGAGTGATGGTCCGCAAGCACCAGTAAAAAGTGTGCTCATGAAACACAGCAGTTCGGCGCGATTGGGCCCAGCGACACCAACAATAAGAGTCGTGGGTGCAACTTTAGGCAACATGGCCTTTGAATTATTAGGCTCGAGTCGGAGGAACGGAAGCCACTCCTCCAAGCCGACAACAGCCACGTCGAGGAAAGTCCCCAATCGATCGTATGGGAGATGTAGTGTCCAAGAGCGGAGATGATGGCCTCGTACCCGACAGCTGAGTGATACTCAACTCGCTCAAAGAGGGCAAAGGGCGATGATGGTCAAATCGGCCGGGATGAGGGTATACATCGGGTTAggcaaggacgaggagatggagagggtAACAACAGCGCTGAGATCCATCAATGTGTTGCACCGATGATCGGGGAGATCAGGAAGGTGCAATGCCCATGCCCGGAGCGTGGCTTGTCCTTCCTTGCCTACGTTGTGATACCGCAACATGACAaaggtcgagaaggactTGGCCCAAGCGAAGGACCTGCAGAGGAACGTCAAGTCCATGTTCTCGACGGTGTCGAGGGGTCCAAAGAAGGCGTCTTCGAGGTCCTCCACGTTATCCACGAGGACAATGGACCTGGGTACAGGTTTGTGCGGAGGACAAAGGACTCGAGGAAGTGTTTCTTGTGCCACCGGCGCAGGTCCTCGTGCGAGTGTTGGGCGCCGTCGTGCGGCTGCTTTGTGCCGCGGAGGTGTTGGACGTAGCGGCGCCGATTTTTGGTGTCGCGCGATTGCTTGATATCACCCCCTGAGGCCTTGCGTTTATTTTCCATGGCGGgcatggcgaggagagtgTTGGGTTTGAGAGGTAGTGGCATATGAGgatggtgacgacgacataATCACACTGCGTGTGTGAGCATTACTGTATCTTCCTTCAGTGATCAGTGAGGCTGTGATTTTGAATGTAGAAGCTGATTAGGACGACTGAATCGCAGCTGTGGTGAGGCCTGTGCCGCCTCACACGCTCACGCCTCATATTACCTTTGAGTGTAGCTGATTCCCCTGCAGCATTGAATTTATTGAATCACAGATGTGGTGCAGTGGTGCACACCCCGCAGCCAAACGACATGACGCTTCTCAAAATTTGTGgcgtgagctcgcgctccatTGTCAGACATTGTGTTGGTCCACGATCTCTTCTCTACCATATCCCATAATCACCGCTTCCATTTCCTTGTCCCTTTCTCCAGCCTTTCCGGCTGCTGACGTTTCGCGTCCTGCCCTCGCTTTGTGTCGTTTGTGCTATGCGCGCCGCTTCCATCCGTCCTTCCGGGATAACTGGGT contains the following coding sequences:
- a CDS encoding uncharacterized protein (oxygenase); this encodes MAPVATISFARADDPGARKLELASDAADEINLRKLQEKDNAYDASQFDKNKDQAAFRQFLDENEGSKALYREQHTKQTVEFNVSARKRAFEKPRAVMGIWEAMEMLNTLVDASDPDTDATQIEHLLQTAEAMRADGKPRWMQVTGLIHDLGKLLYFFEPEGQWAVVGDTYVVGCKFPLDKIVYPDTFGECPDLNHLVYSTELGIYEKGCGLENLLITWGHDEYLYMVMKAQSSLPQSALNMIRYHSFYPWHREGAYRQFMGPGDEEALRDVLAFNPYDLYSKSDARPDATKLKPYYEELIAEFFPDKIRW